The Syngnathus typhle isolate RoL2023-S1 ecotype Sweden linkage group LG16, RoL_Styp_1.0, whole genome shotgun sequence genome includes a region encoding these proteins:
- the LOC133169720 gene encoding limulus clotting factor C-like — translation MFGSWIQVNLGQRFNVTGIVTQGCTFQLESCNVFELEFSTDGETWNRYPEQLAVGPYILTRFMFAQYVRLLPKFFGLRFDVLGCTPDDTSRDILCSSTATSLNLDCSMTVRCPPGCAQTYTVYGTQIYKQESNICAAAIHSGVIENAIGGIVTWLKRDPQEAFNSSPRNGITSRAEMLGT, via the exons ATGT TCGGCAGCTGGATCCAGGTGAACCTCGGTCAGCGCTTCAACGTGACGGGCATTGTGACCCAGGGGTGTACATTCCAATTGGAAAGTTGCAACGTATTTGAGTTGGAGTTCAGTACTGACGGAGAGACTTGGAATCGCTACCCAGAGCAG CTTGCTGTGGGGCCGTACATTCTAACCAGGTTCATGTTCGCCCAGTACGTCCGCCTCCTGCCAAAGTTTTTTGGCCTTCGCTTTGACGTCTTGGGGTGCACGCCTGACGACACCTCTCGCG ACATCTTATGCAGCAGCACAGCCACCAGCCTCAACCTCGACTGTTCAATGAC GGTCCGGTGCCCGCCGGGCTGCGCCCAAACCTACACGGTCTACGGAACACAGATCTACAAACAA GAGTCTAACATCTGCGCGGCTGCCATTCACTCGGGCGTCATTGAGAACGCGATTGGAGGAATTGTGACTTGGCTGAAGAGAGACCCACAGGAGGCCTTCAACAGCTCCCCCAGGAATGGGATCACCTCAAG AGCCGAGATGCTTGGGACCTGa
- the mrps26 gene encoding 28S ribosomal protein S26, mitochondrial, which translates to MAAMFRSVRVARLLAPGRTALVEAQRGRKSRTDPVAKSKLGRIKVPPPVDPVEMVVLRERYTDYKLIMRALRVEFKEEVLRRKYEEETGSMAEERARQEAEEHSNLMDFNRQENLRLLQLRLLRIQKETEEAERKKLEEALQQEEQQQEFVRQKEDEIVQLQEEAKNFITLDNLDQRIEEALDNPKNYNFAVDKEGRVVKQTVLR; encoded by the exons ATGGCGGCGATGTTCCGAAGCGTGCGAGTTGCACGGCTGCTAGCGCCTGGAAGGACCGCGCTGGTGGAAGCGCAACGCGGACGAAAGTCGCGCACCGACCCGGTGGCCAAATCCAAGCTGGGGCGAATCAAAGTACCACCGCCGGTGGACCCGGTGGAGATGGTCGTGCTGCGGGAGAGATACACCGACTACAAGCTCATCATGAGGGCGCTGCG TGTGGAGTTCAAGGAGGAGGTGCTAAGGAGGAAGTACGAGGAGGAGACGGGTTCCATGGCGGAGGAGCGAGCACGGCAGGAGGCTGAGGAACACAGCAATCTGATGGACTTCAACCGTCAAGAGAACCTGCGCTTGCTCCAACTTCG ACTTTTGAGGATCCAGAAGGAAACGGAAGAGGCTGAACGCAAGAAGCTAGAAGAAGCTCTTCagcaagaagagcaacagcaagaaTTCGTCAGGCAGAAAGAAGATGAAATTGTGCAGCTGCAG GAAGAGGCAAAGAACTTCATCACGTTGGACAACTTGGACCAACGCATTGAGGAAGCTCTGGACAACCCCAAGAATTACAACTTTGCTGTGGATAAGGAAGGTCGAGTCGTTAAACAGACGGTGTTGCGGTGA
- the loxl3b gene encoding lysyl oxidase homolog 3B isoform X8, protein MVACRQLGLGYSMHAITETWYWDSSNVTEMILSGVKCTGDEMSLMHCQRHKTLNCQKAAAKFAAGVICSETTSDLVLNATLVQQSVYIEDRPLHMLYCAAEEDCLSKTAAKANWPYGHRRLLRFSSQIHNIGRADFKPKAGRHSWVWHACHGHYHSMDIFTHYDLLNANGSKVAEGHKASFCLEDSDCEEGVSKRYECANFGDQGITVGCWDMYRHDIDCQWIDITDVKPGNYIMQVVINPNLEVAESDFTNNAMKCNCKYDGNRIWFHNCHVGDAFSEEAERRFEKYPGQLNNQIS, encoded by the exons ATGGTGGCGTGCAGGCAGCTCGGCCTGGGCTACTCCATGCACGCCATCACC GAAACGTGGTATTGGGACAGCAGCAACGTGACCGAGATGATTTTGAGTGGCGTCAAGTGCACCGGAGATGAGATGTCGCTGATGCACTGCCAGCGACATAAGACGCTCAATTGCCAGAAGGCCGCCGCCAAGTTCGCAGCCGGTGTCATCTGCTCAGAGA CGACGTCCGACCTGGTCCTGAACGCCACGCTGGTGCAGCAGTCGGTCTACATCGAGGACCGACCCCTGCATATGCTCTACTGCGCCGCCGAGGAGGACTGCCTGTCCAAGACGGCCGCCAAGGCCAACTGGCCCTACGGGCACCGCCGCCTTCTGCGCTTCTCTTCGCAGATCCACAACATCGGTCGCGCAGACTTCAAGCCCAAAGCTGGACGCCACTCGTGGGTGTGGCACGCCTGTCACgg ACATTACCACAGTATGGATATTTTCACCCATTACGATCTCCTGAACGCCAACGGAAGCAAAGTGGCCGAAGGGCACAAAGCCAGTTTCTGTCTGGAGGACTCTGACTGCGAGGAAG GTGTTTCCAAGCGTTACGAGTGTGCCAACTTTGGTGACCAGGGCATCACAGTGGGCTGCTGGGACATGTACCGCCACGACATCGACTGCCAGTGGATTGACATCACAGACGTCAAACCTGGAAATTACATCATGCAG GTGGTGATAAACCCAAACTTGGAAGTGGCCGAGAGCGACTTCACCAATAACGCCATGAAGTGCAACTGCAAGTACGACGGCAATCGGATCTGGTTCCACAACTGCCACGTCG GTGATGCCTTCAGCGAGGAGGCGGAGAGAAGGTTCGAGAAGTACCCAGGACAGTTGAATAACCAGATTTCTTAA